TTCTATGCCACGCTGCACTTGGCGACGTATGTCTTTCTCTTCTCCGGCTTCGACATTGCGGGAGCGTTCAGTAATCTGCGAATCCATGATTTCCATGGGATTGCGGAGCAGTGGCGGGCCGTCTGGCCGGTCATGGTGACCGATATCCAGAAGCGGCGCTTCATCCAGGTCGGCCTGCTAGCGTGGTTCATTCTGTTCCTGTTGGCGATTACTTCTCCGCAGTGGGTGATGCGGAAGATGGGTGGAAAGCCCTGGCAGACGCTGCATCGCTCTGTTTATGCGGCTGCGGTGCTGGCGGTCATCCATTTTGCGTGGACGCTGAAAAAGGGCAATCTGGAGTGGTGGAAAGACGGCCTGGTGCTGGCGATTCTGCTCGGTCTGCGCATCCTTTGGTCGCTGCAAAAGCGTTTTGCTCAGGGAAGGCCTAAAGTAGCCGTATCACGTTAGGCGCAACTTCTCTCCTTGGGATCGCGTCTTTACCGTGGACTCGCCCATGGGCGACAGGAGTTTGCATGCGCCTTCGGTCCGCCAGTAGATTCGTACTTCTCGGCACGATGATCGCGGTCTCAGCCCATGCGGCGGAGCGTAAGCCGAAGGCCAAGGTCAAAGTACAGGCCGTTGCAAGCGCTCCGCTCTCTGCGCGAGAGAGGGCATCGCAGTTTCTGGATCGCTTCACCTTTGGAGTGAGGCCGGGCGAGGTGGAGAAATTGGTAGCTGCGGGGCCAGATGGTCCCGACAAGTGGTTCGAGCAGCAGCTCAAACCAGCGGCGATTCCGGATGGCGATCTTGAACGAAGGCTGCGCGACTATCCCACGCTCAACATGACGTCGCCACAGGTGCTGGCAACTTTCCCGGATCGCGGAACGATTACCCGCATCGCAGACGGCAAGGCGCAGCCTCCAACCGATCCCCAGCTCGCCGCAGTCTATGAGGTGCAGCTTTACAAACTGCAACTCGAACGCGATGCCAAACGTACGGCGCAACTCAATGCAGCGGCTGCCGCCCCGGCGGGGACGGTAGATCCGCAGAAAGAGATCGACAAGGCCACAGCATCGCGCATCGCCGGGCAGCTTTTCTCTCTTCCCAAGGGGGAGCGGATGAAGGCGCTGCTGGCCCTGCCGGTTGCGGACCGCGCCGCCTTTACCTTGAATGTCGCGGGACAGCAGAAGACCACGCTCATGGCGGACTTTACTCCACGCGAGCGCGAGTACTTCAACTGCATGGCGGCCGGTGTCGGGCCCAGCTACCTGGCCCTGAACGAACTGACGCAGGCACGCATTTTGCGGGACATCCTCTCCGAACGCCAGTTGCAGGCGGTTATGGCGGATTTCTGGTTCAACCACTTCAATATCTACGCTCCGAAAGACTCCGACCAGTGGTACACGACGGCCTACGAGCGGGACGTCATCCGCAAGAACGCTCTGGGTAAGTTCAGTGACCTGCTCATGGCCACGGCCACGAGCCCGGCGATGCTGGTCTATCTCGATAACTGGCTTTCCATAGGACCCAACTCACCCGCAAATGGTGGAAACAACGCGAATGGCAAACGGGGCAATCGCGGACTGAATGAGAACTATGCACGCGAGGTGATGGAGCTTCATACGCTCTCGGTGAATGGCGGTTACTCCCAGGCGGATGTCACCAGCCTGGCGGCGGTGCTTACGGGCTGGTCGGTCGATCATCCAGAGCTTGCTGGACCGTATCTCTTCGACCCGAAGAAGCATGAACCCGGACCAAAGCAGTGGCTGGGGCAGACCATTCCGGCAGGTGAGGCAGATGAGGGTACAACGGCGCTCAAGGCGCTGGCAGCGAGCCCGAAGACCGCTCACTTCATCGCGTGGAAGCTCGCGCAGCGCTTCCTTGCAGACGATCCTCCGGCACCTGCCGTCGACCGCATCGCCCAGACCTACATGAGCACGGACGGAGACATTCGTGCCATGCTGCGAACGCTGGTGCAGTCGCCGGAGTTCAACTCTCGCAAGTACTTCCGGAACAAGGTGAAGACGCCGGTGGAGTTTGTCGCGTCGACCTTTCGCACCACGGCGACCGATCCAACGAACCCCGGCGTGATAGTCCAGTCGATCGACCGAATGGGTATGGGGCTCTATCGCGCTCTTCCACCGACGGGCTATTACATTACGGCAGACAAGTGGATGAACACCGGCGCTCTGCTGGACCGTCTGAACTTCGCCCTGATGCTTACGGCCGGGAAGTTCGGTGGACAGCGCTTCGATTCGTCGCGTCTGCTCGCGCTGGGGCTGATGTCTCAACCCGCAGGGACGACCCCATCCACCATCGCCTCGCGCGCAAGTGTAAAGGCCGCACCATTGAACGGGGCACCGTCCGCCGCCAAGGTGCGTGAAGTACGCATTTCACAGCGGACTTCAGATTCTGAGATGGAAGACGCTGCAACGCCCGGCATCACTGCAGCCACTGGCGCAAGTTCCGTAGCTACGGGAACCGGGGCAGAACTGGCTCTTTCCGTTCTGGAGACTACGCTGGTCGGTGGAGAGGTTTCGGCGCAGACGAATGGCCTTATCCTGCAGCAGCTGCATCAATCTGCATCAGCAGGCGCGGCCAACTCGGCGTCCACGCTCGATATGCTGACGGCGCTGGTTCTAGGAGCGCCGGAGTTTCAACTACGCTGAAGCGCCGCGAGGACCTCTTCCGGTTCGGGGCGAACGCGGAAGTCTGCATGTGCTTCGGCGAAGGTAATGACACCGTCACGGTTCACCACGAAGGTCGCGGGAATAGGAAGCATCCAATCTCGCTCCAGTGCCGCATCCGCGGAAGCCATGACGTTACGCCCAGCATTAATAAAAGGAATATTTACAAGGATGGAGCGGTAGTACCGCTGCATCTCGGGCGTGAGCGCATAAGCCACACCGAACTTTTCCGCCAGCGTGCAGCCCTCATCGCGCAAAAGCGGGAAGGGGATGCCATGCTGCTGCACGGTGAAGTCGCTCTGCCTCAGCGTCTGCGGAGAGATGGCGACGACGAGTCCGCCCAGTTCGCGGAGCCGAGGCTGCAGGTCGCGCCACGTCTCCAGTTCCGTGACGCAGTAGGGGCACCAACGGCCACGGAAGAAGTTGATCACGAGCGGACCGAGCGAAAGCAGGTCGCTGGATCTGATGATTTTTCCGCTGATGGCGTCGGGGAGAGCAAAGGCGGGTGCAGTGTCCCCCACCTTGAGCGCTCGGTCTTCGATGCCGCTCTCGAAGAGGTCTGCAACCGCACGTTCGCCGATGGCAAGACGTTCTTCTTGCACAAGCTTCCGTGTGTTCTGCGTGATCTCGTCGAGACGCGGCTGCAGCGCGGACATCACTACCGGCCGAAGCGGTTCATGCCGCCCATCTGACTCATCAGGCGACGCTGCATCTTGCCGCCACCCGAGCCGATGCCCTTGAACATCTTGCGCATCTGCGCGTACTGGCGGAGAAGGTTGTTGACGTCCTGCACGGAGGTTCCCGAGCCGCGTGCGATGCGCTTGCGGCGCTGGCCTGAGATGATCTCGTGGTTTGCTCGTTCGCGCGCCGTCATGGAATTAATGATGGCTTCGGTACGCGTGAGCTGGCCTTCGTCCACGTTCTCTGCCGCGGCCTGCAGGCCCTGGAAGGGACCGACCGACGGGAGCATCTTCATGATCGACTGCATCGATCCGAGCTTTTTGATCTGGCGCAGCTGATCGCGGAAGTCTTCGAGCGAGAAGCCATCTCCGGAGAGAGCCTTCTTGGCAAACTCTTCACTCTTGCCGCGATCGAGTTTTTCTTCCGCGCGTTCGAGCAGGGTAGCGACGTCGCCCATGCCCATGATGCGCGAGACGATACGGTCGGGATGGAAGGCTTCAAAGGCGTCCGGTTTTTCGCCGGTGCCGATGAACTTGACCGGAGCACCGGTGACGTTGCGGATCGAAAGTGCCGCGCCGCCGCGTGCGTCGCCGTCCATCTTGGTGAGGACGACGCCGGTGATGCCGAGCTGTTTGTGAAAGGCGTCAGCGGAGTTGACCGCGTCCTGTCCGGTCATCGCGTCGGCGACGAAGAGGATTTCGCTAGGGTTGAGCAGCTTCTTCAGGGAAGCCATCTCGTCCATCAGCGGCTGATCGATGCCGAGACGTCCGGCGGTATCGACGATGAGAACATCGCAGCCGAAGTTTGCAGCTTCGCGCTTGGCTTCGCGTGCAAGACGTTCGACGAGAGGCGTGCCTGCTGGCTCTCCCTTCAAATCGCCGAGATAGATCTGTGCGCTGATGGACTTGGCGACGATCTCAAGCTGCTGACGCGCCGCGGGACGATAGACGTCGACGGAGACCAGCATGGGGCGATGTCCGCCCTTCTTCAACCAGGCCGCCAGCTTGCCGCTGGTGGTAGTCTTTCCGGAACCCTGTAGGCCTGCCATCAGAATGACGGTGGGCGGCTGCGAGGCGAACTTGAAACGGGCCGTATCGCGACCGAGAATCTCCACAAGTTCATCGTGAACGATCTTGATGACCTGCTCGGTGGGGGACAGCGCGGTGGCAACCTGCGTTCCCAGCGCCTTCTCGCGGACGTGTTCGATGAGCGTCCCGACGACGTTCAGGTTAACGTCGGACTCCAGAAGGGCGAGGCGGATCTCAACCAGCGCCTCGGTGATGTTTTCTTCCGTGATGGTGCCCTGGCCGCGAAGGTTCTTGAAGGCCCGCTGAAGTTTTTCCTGAAGATTCTCAAACATATCGCTTCCAAGTTTATCAGTCGCGCAGGGATATCCTGATCCAGGAGAAAAACCGCATGGCAGCGCCCCAACCCGAGCCTTGGCTTCGCCAAACGCATACCGACATTCCTGTGGTCCACCGTGCCGTGCTCCATGCCCTGGAGCAGGCCGGAGAGGATATTGAAGCCTGGTGCAAGCCACTCACGCTGGAGGAGCTTGAATCCCGGCCGCATGGACTTCCGTCGGTTGCGTTTCAAGTGCGGCATATTGCTCGGAGTCTCGACCGGCTGATGACCTATGCGGAGGGGAATCCTCTGAGTGAAGCGCAGTTTTCGGCACTTCGAACGGAAAGTGAGCCATCTCCGACCAAGGTGGAGCTATTTGCGGAGTTTGAGGGAACTCTCGCTAGAACATTGCAACGACGATCGGCTCTGCAGTCTGTAGATCTGAATACGCCTCGCGGCCTCGGACGTGCGGCGATTCCGACTACCGTCGGCAGCATCCTGATCCACGTGGCCGAACATACACAGCGGCACGTCGGGCAGGCGATCACGACGGCGAAGGTCGTCGCATCTCTGCGGAGCTAGTCGACGAAGGGCTTGTCGCGTGTAGCCAGAATGCGCGCCCAGAGGTGCTTAATGTTGCGCTGATCTTTCACTGAGCAGGGCATCACTTCGTCCACGCCGTGGCCTTTTTTCAGAGCCAGCACCGAGTTGCCGAGCGTGTTGTTTGAAAGCTTATCGCTCTTGGTTCCGACGACGAGGAAAGGGCGGCGGATCTCGCGCAGATAGTTGATGAGCTGCGTATCGGGCGGCTGCGGAGGAATATTGGTGTCCACCAGGCAGATGCAGAGCGCAAGCGTTTCGCGGTCGGCGAGATAGGGATCGATGAAGCCTGACCACTCCGCGGAGATGGATTTGGAGATCTTGGCGTAGCCGTATCCGGGAAGATCCGCGAAGATAACCTCGGGCTGGGGCCTCGGATCGTCATAGAGACCGAAGAAGTTGATGGAGCGCGTGCGTCCTGGGGTGGAGGAGACGCGAGCCTGCGTGCCGCCCAGAAGGGCATTGATCAGGGACGATTTGCCTACATTCGACCGGCCGAGGAAGGCGACCTCGGGGGCGTTGTGCGTCTGCGCTTCCTTGGGGAAGTGTGCTTCGTCGAAGGCTGAGAGCAGGAAACGGGGGGTGAGGCGCATCCTTTCATTGTAGTCGGGGATAAACTGTCGGCCTTATGATCAAGCGCTACGCCACTTTGATCGCACAAGACGTCTGATCCAGATTCTGCATCTTAAGTATCTTTAGTCTTGTAATTCAAATTGGTTCGCATAAACTTTGGAGTAACTACAGTAACCTCCCGAGGTATTGTGCGTAACCTACAAGACATAGACAGCGGCAAGCAGGCAGGGCCTGCGGTCGACCCGATACGTACGGCGGTTCGCTTTCCCCTTCGGTTAGAACTCATCCTGGATACGGATGAAGGGGAGTTGACCGCAACGACTGAGGATGTTTCCGCCAACGGCGTCCTGTTTTCCGTGGCGAAACTGCCTGCGGTCGATAGCCGGGTGGAGTTCACCATGATGATGCCGGCTGCCATCATGGGCCACGAAAATGACGTGGTGGTGCATTGCGTAGGACGAATCGTTCGTCATGATCGATCGGGCCAGACGCTGCGGGCTGCAGCCGTGATCGACGAATATTTTTTAAGGGCTTAGCTAAAATGTCTGAATTTCCTGGTAACGATCAAGATGGCACGGAAGATGAGGACGGTTTTTCCGGAGGGGTCCGCATTATTCTGGCCGACTCACAGGCCATTTACCGCGTCGGCCTGCGGAAGGTCTTTGCGCTGGAAGATGACATGCGTGTCATCGCGCAGGCCGAAACACTGGCAAACCTGTACACCGCGTTACAGCGCTATCCGACGGATGTCGTAGTCATCGAAGGTCAACTGATGGCCGGTGCGGTGGATGCCATTCCGGAGTTGGTGCGGCGTGCGCCACAGGCCAAAATCATCGTTCAGGTGCTGGAGTCTGACGAAGCGAATACGGTAGAGATGTACCGTCGTGGTGTGCGGGGTGTCGTTCCGCGCTCCATTTCCCCAGACCTGCTGATCAAATGCGTTCGGAAGATCGCGGCGGGCGAGACCTGGATCGACAATCAATCGGTCAGCTGGGTGATTGAGGCGTACCGATCACAGGCGGTTCAGTTGATGAATCCGCGCTCACAACCGAAGCTCTCGCCGAAGGAGCTTGCCATCATTAGCTGTATCACGCGGGGCATGCGGAATAAAGAGATCGCCTATCAGATCGGAACCACGGAGCAGGTGATCAAGAACTATCTCCGCAAGGTCTACGACAAGCTGGGGGTGAGCGACCGGCTGGAGCTGGCTCTTTACTGCATGCACCACCAGTTGCTGAAGCGCTATGCGGTAGAAGAACCGACAACCGAGATGGTGACGAAGGTCGTTTAGAGGTCCCGCGAAACTACAACGAGGCGCGCCAGATCGGCGCGCCTCGTCTGTTACAGGGAGTTACTGTTTATCGACTTCGAGGTCGATCGTGAACTTAATCTCGTCGCCAACGGTAGGAGGAGCGAACTTAGGACCAAAGTTGAAGTCAGAGCGCTTGATCAGGCCAGTTGCCGAGAAGCCACTGACAGTTTTTCCGTTATTGGTCTGAGGCGGGACAGGACCGTCGACATCGAGCGTAACGGACTTCGTCTGGCCGTGGAGGGTCAGGTCGCCGATCAGCTGCAGCTTGCCGTTGACGTTCTTCACCGAGGTGGACTTGAAGGTCAGGGTCGGGAAGTTGGCTACATCGAAGAAGTCGGGGCTCTTGAGATGTCCATCGCGCTTGTCGTTGTCGGTGTTGACGGTTGTGGCATCGATGGTGGCGATGACGCTCGACTTGCCCGGATCTTTCTCATTCCAAACAACATCTCCAGTTACCTTCGAGAAGGCGCCATGAACGTTGGAGACGGCGAGATGGCGGATCTGAAAGTTCACGCTGGAGTGGGCCGGGTCGATCTTCCAGTTGGAAACCTGTGCGAAGGAGGGCAGAGCGAGAGAAAGCGATGCGAGAGCGAGTGCAAAAATAGCACTACGCCGATTGAGGTGAGGTTTCATGGTCGGACTCCTTGAAGGACTTGCGTCCTGATTGTGCCTTATGGCTGGCAGCTGTAATGGATGTAAGACGACACCTGTTGGATTCTTCCGTTTATTTATCTCATAAGAAAGGCTGAAATCAGACCAAAAAACTTCCTGAAGGTGGATCGGGCGGAAGCTGGTAGCATTCCGCAGATATGGCAAGCGGGATCCTGGAAAACTTTCAGCAACTCACAGTAAAGCAGCGGAATGCCTTTGTCGCTTGTTTTCTTGGCTGGACACTGGATGCGTTTGATTTTTTTATCCTGACCTACTGCCTTTCCGCGATCGCCGCAGATTTTTCTGTTGGCATCAAAAAAGTGGCGGAGTGCCTCTTCTGGACCCTGGCGATGAGGCCGGTCGGAGCGCTCCTCTTTGGCGCCATGGCAGAGCGGTGGGGTAGAAAACCCACACTGATGCTCAATGTGATCAGTTTTGCCGTCTTTGAGCTGGCAAGTGCATTTGCGCCCACGCTCGGCTGGCTGATGGTCTGTCGCGGGCTATTCGGCATAGCGATGGGTGGAGAGTGGGGCGTGGGTGCAGCGCTGGCGTTTGAGACGCTTCCTCCAAAGGGGCGAGGATTCTTCAGCGGCCTGTTGCAAGAGGGGTACGTTTGCGGAAATCTTTTAGCTGCAGCGGTCTACTGGCTTGTCTTTCCGCATCTGCATAGCCATGGCATGTTGACGAACTGGCGGGTGATGTTCATGATCGGTGCGTTTCCGGCCGCGCTTGTCTTCTTCATCCGCATGGGTGTGGATGAGTCACCGGCATGGAAAGAAGGCAAGGCCGATCCGGTCAAGCCAAAGTTCCAATGGAGCCAGGTCGGAGCTTATCTACCGTCCTTTTTGTTCTTGGTCTTATTAATGACCGCATTCACGGCATTCAGCCATGGAAGTCAGGATCTCTACCCCACATTCCTGGAGAAGACCAAGGGATTTGCCGCTGCCGAGGTGGGAAAGATTGCGATTATCGCTAACCTGGGAGCGCTCTTCGGCGGGATTTGCGTAGGCACGCTCTCGGAGAAGTTAGGGCGGCGGAAGGCCATTGTTCTGGCCGCCCTGCTTGCCATCCCGATGATTCCGCTTTGGGCCTATACGCACTCCATGGGTGTCGTTATGATCGGTGGTTTTCTGATGCAGTTCATGGTGCAGGGTGCGTGGGGCGTCATTCCGGCGCATCTGAACGAGCTTTCGCCTTCTGCCGTACGCGCGACGTTTCCGGGACTGGCGTACCAGCTTGGGAACCTGATCACGTCTCGGAATGCTGTGTTTCAAGCGGCGCTCGCAGCGCGGTTTGGAGGGATGACGATTGTGATGGCGGGGACGGTGGTTGTGGTTGCGCTCATCGTGGCGGGGTTGGCTGCGGCAGGTCGAGAGCGGAAGGGCGAGGAGATGAAGCTGGCCTGACCTATGGGACGTTTGACCTGTGCCAATGCAGCATTTAACCTAAAGTAGTTATGAATTTTTATGCCGAAGTGATGGGTGCGACGAATGTGCGCTGTTGTTGCGTATGTTTGGGGTTCGCGCGTTCCTTCGAGCGTGTCTGGAATTGAAGACGCTCTGATCGAATTCAGATGTTGCGCATGCCCACGAACCAGATCCCGATCGTGGGCGTTGTTGTTTGTAGGGCATAGATTTTGGAAGGCAGGATAAGGGCGATGGCAGAGCAGGTTGCGGATGCGGTAGTAGCGAAAAAAGAGACAAAGGCGCAGAAGTCCGAGCGTCTGAAGCTGGAAAAGAACCCCTGGCAGGCGTGGGAGGAGGTTCGCCAGTTTGCACGCGAAGGGCGCGAGGCCGTCGTTCCCGATTGGGCCAATCTCTACTTTAAATGGTGGGGTATTTACACGCAGGGCGATGGCGCGGGTGCAACCGGCGGCGTAGGTGGAGAAGGTCTGGTTACTGAATACTTCATGATGCGCGTCGGGATTCCGAACGGCATTCTGACCAGCGAGCAAACTCGCGTGATTGCGCAGATCGCCAAGGACCACGGGCAGAATCTAGCCGATGTGACCACGCGACAGAACATCCAATTTCACTGGCTGACGATTGAGAGCCTGCCGCTGGTGGTGGATGCGCTCGAAAAGGTCGGCCTTTCGCCGAAGGGCGCCTGTGGCGATGTGGTTCGCAATGTAACCGGTTGCCCGCTGGCTGGGCATGATGCAGCGGAGCTTTTCGATGCTTCGCCAATTGCCAAGAAGGTGGCTGCGACGCTGACAGCGAACAACGATTTTGTGAACCTGCCGCGCAAGTTCAAGATCTGCATTACGGGCTGCCCGATCTGGTGCTCTTACCCGGAGATCAATGACATCGCGCTGACCGGTGTGGCGAATGCCGCTGGTGAGCTTGGTTTCGCAGTGCGTGTGGGCGGTGGTCTGTCGAAGGACCCGCATATCGCGGTGAAGTTGGATGCGTTCATTCGGCAGGAGCAGGCAGAAGAGGTTTGCATCAAGATCGTGGAGATCTTCCGCGAGCAGACGGTGCTGCGCGAAAGCCGCACGACTGCGCGCCTGAAGTTCCTCTTCCTGAAGCATGGCTGGACGGCCGAGAGCTTCCTCGCAGAGCTGGAGACGCGCATGGGCTTCAAGTTCGATCCCGCTCCTGCTGAGCATGTTCCCGGCGATCAGTATCGCGATCACACGGGCGTTCATCCGCAGAAGGAGAAGGGTCTGAACTATGTTGGCCTGACCGTTCTGCGCGGACGTATGACAGGCGATCAGCTCTACGCGTTGGCGGACCTGGCGGACAAATACGGCGCAGGCGATCTGCGCTGCACGATTCAGCAGAACATTATTCTGATGGGCGTGCCGAGCGAGAAGGTACACGACCTGATCGCGGAGATCAGCAAGCTGGAGTTGCACGTCGAGGGTTCGAGCTTCTGGCGCGGGACTGTAGCTTGCACAGGCACCGAGTTCTGCAAGCTCGCCATCACGGAGACCAAGGGTTTCGCGCGCTGGATCGTCGACGAGATGGAAGAGCGCATGCCCGAATTTACAGAGCAGCTGCGGATCAATGTTACGGGCTGCCCGAACAACTGTGGACAGAGCTGGATCTCTGATATCGGCCTTGAAGGCAAGAAGATCAAACAGGACGGCAAGCTGGTGGATGCGTACTACTTCCTTCTAGGCGGGGCTGTGGGCGACCACGCGGGCATCGCGCGTCCTGTGGGATATCGCGTTCCGGCTACAGAAGTTCCCGTGGCGATTGAGCGCCTGCTGACGACGTACATGAAGCAGCGCGTGAGCGATGAATCGTTGCGCGGCTATTTTGCCCGCTACAGCAACGAAGAGTTGCGTGGACAGCTTGCTGGCGAGATCGTGGCTCCAGTAGAGCGCGATTTACCTGCGGGACGCGTTCCGGGGAATGTAGGATGAGCCTCTTTCCTCTCTTCCTGAAGCTCACGGCGAGGCCTTGCCTCGTTGTGGGCGCAGGTGCGATTGCGGAAGGGAAGATCGCTGCATTGCTGGAGTCTGAGGCGACGGTGACGGTGGTTGCGCCACAGGCCGATCCCCGGGTAGAAGAGTGGGCTGCGAGCGGTGAGATCACTCTGCTGCGACGTGAGTATCAGACAAGCGACGTTGAGGGAATGTTCCTCGTCGTTGCGGGGACGAATGTGCCTCCGGTGAACCGCGCGGTGTACGCAGCGGCGACGGAGCGCGGCATCCTGTGCAACGCGGTGGACGATCCTCCTTACTGCGACTTCTACTTTCCCTCCATCGTGCGTCGAGGCGAGTTGCAGATCGCGATCTCGACGGCGGGTGAGAGTCCGGCGTTTGCGCAGCAGTTGCGCAAGGAGCTGAACGAACAGCTGCCGAAGGACCTTGGACCGTGGCTGATGGAACTCGGACGTCTGCGTCGAGAAGTGACTGCGGTGGAGCCGCTCGGCGAGCCGCGCAAGATGCTGCTGCATCAGCTGGCAAAGCGTGAGGTTTGCGGCGCGCAGGATTGCCCGACACGGATGATTGCGCGCGAGCATATGGCTTCGATCAAGAGGGTGTCGTGAACGGTAAGGTCTATCTCGTGGGTGCTGGTCCGGGCGATCCGGAGCTGCTGACGGTGCGTGCCCTTCGCCTTCTGGAGACGGCGGATGTGGTGCTGCATGACGATCTCGTGCCGGATGCGATTGTTGCCCTGGCAAGCAAGCGGGCGCTGGTGACGAGCGTAGGCAAGCGTTGTGGAC
This genomic stretch from Terriglobus saanensis SP1PR4 harbors:
- a CDS encoding nitrite/sulfite reductase encodes the protein MAEQVADAVVAKKETKAQKSERLKLEKNPWQAWEEVRQFAREGREAVVPDWANLYFKWWGIYTQGDGAGATGGVGGEGLVTEYFMMRVGIPNGILTSEQTRVIAQIAKDHGQNLADVTTRQNIQFHWLTIESLPLVVDALEKVGLSPKGACGDVVRNVTGCPLAGHDAAELFDASPIAKKVAATLTANNDFVNLPRKFKICITGCPIWCSYPEINDIALTGVANAAGELGFAVRVGGGLSKDPHIAVKLDAFIRQEQAEEVCIKIVEIFREQTVLRESRTTARLKFLFLKHGWTAESFLAELETRMGFKFDPAPAEHVPGDQYRDHTGVHPQKEKGLNYVGLTVLRGRMTGDQLYALADLADKYGAGDLRCTIQQNIILMGVPSEKVHDLIAEISKLELHVEGSSFWRGTVACTGTEFCKLAITETKGFARWIVDEMEERMPEFTEQLRINVTGCPNNCGQSWISDIGLEGKKIKQDGKLVDAYYFLLGGAVGDHAGIARPVGYRVPATEVPVAIERLLTTYMKQRVSDESLRGYFARYSNEELRGQLAGEIVAPVERDLPAGRVPGNVG
- a CDS encoding precorrin-2 dehydrogenase/sirohydrochlorin ferrochelatase family protein, with the translated sequence MSLFPLFLKLTARPCLVVGAGAIAEGKIAALLESEATVTVVAPQADPRVEEWAASGEITLLRREYQTSDVEGMFLVVAGTNVPPVNRAVYAAATERGILCNAVDDPPYCDFYFPSIVRRGELQIAISTAGESPAFAQQLRKELNEQLPKDLGPWLMELGRLRREVTAVEPLGEPRKMLLHQLAKREVCGAQDCPTRMIAREHMASIKRVS